In Oreochromis aureus strain Israel breed Guangdong linkage group 22, ZZ_aureus, whole genome shotgun sequence, the genomic window TCAGCAAAAAACTCTTATGGGGGAATTTGAAGATTCATGACACACTGgttaggaaaaataaataaataatgtttgaAGCATATGCTCACGCAGTCGTCTGAGAAAGCTAATACAGTGGGTAGTGTCATCAGAGCCGCGCTGAGCAGGATTGCTCAATGGTTGTGTCACCAGGAGGCTGGACTGGTCGGGCGGAGTGTTTGAGCTCAGAGCTCAACATCACTGGAGCTCGCTCACTCTCAGCCACTCTTTGAGTGTGAGGcggtctctctttctctctgtgtcctctctcttttttcctctctctctcttctctctctctctaacaaACACTGACTCTGGGCTCTGAGGGATcggatttttttcctctcaccaAAAGTACACAGACCTCAGAAGCCACGAGCGCTCACTCTACAGAAGGACGTCGATTTGGATTATTACCAAAATCCGCTGAAGTTTCTTTTATGTGTCACCAGTCCTGAGTCTTCTACGGAGAAATGGAGAGCACAGTTTGTAGCTTATTTTAACCGTCAAAGGGAGCATCTAAAAGCAGACGGACCtcgcttctttttttttttttttgctttcatggTGAATCGGCATATCAGGATGAACTTGCAGTGGAGCAGCCGGGCACCTTGCATCCGCGCGGGGAGACTCGCGCACAAGCGGCTGGACTCAGACGATCAGCCGCCGGCCAAATGCGCCCGGCTGAGCGCCGAGGCGGGGGACACGCAGGGACTCCTCGGCACCTCTCCCGGATCCCCGGTCAGCCCCGGCTTAACCTCTGTCCCACCGACTCACCAGGGACCATCCAGCATAGGATCGTATCTACTTCTACCTCTGGCGGACCGGGAGTGCATGCACAGCGCGATGAACACCGATACTGGTGATGAGCTACTGTGTAAGGTATGCGCAATCCAGTCATTGTGCAATTTCTTTGAATGAATGATGTTTCAAGACATCCCGTTGCCCAATACCCTGTCTGACATGTCATCCGTATTTGGCTGACTTTTTCACCAGATGTCATTCTCACGCGAAATGTGTCACGATTTGCGTAATAAAAGTCTTACTTcattatatacatattttttatttttttcaaatgtctgAACCTGATAAGGCTCCTTTCATTTTTACACGACGTGAAACAGCAGGCAAACCCTATGTTGCCTGTTTTGTATTGTGGAAATTCAGCCTATCATACTGAAGCTCACCAATCCTTGGCACCGGTGCTTCGCACTGTGTCTGTCAACTGGGCTCATTTGCATACACGTCATCGCAGTACGCCACGCTGTGACACACAAAAATGCAAACATGTGAGGCAAAAAAGGCTCTCGCGATAAGGATCTTTCCCGATAAGGACAGGGTCCTCCACTGTTCCAGATCCCTGTTTATTTTGCATGATAGACCTGCAGGCGTTTGGCTTTGTTGATTAATAAAGTTAATCGCTTCACGCTTTGATGATTCATTTGTCACGCGCTTGCAAAAGCGATGTATTGAGCTGGAATCAAAGCATATCCCAAGCCTTTTTTATGTCGCTGCCAAATTTTCATGGTTGTTTACTTAGATGATCATTAAGAACATACTGACCTAttgcctcttcctcctcctcctcctcacactcactctctctcttctccttAACCATCTTTCTAATTTCCATCATGCATCCCTCCTTTTCCTCCCATCTTTATTCCAGGTCTTTGATATGGGGGTATACCAGGAAAAGATCAGAGCCTATGGTATTCTACCAGCACACAAGAATGTGGCCGGCATCAGGGACATCATCCTCGGTGAGCGCAAGGCCTACGTGTTCCTGGATAAAGACTTTGGGGACATGCACACCTTGGTAAAGAGCTGTCGCCGACTGGACGAGGGACATGCCTGCAGGCTCTTCCGTCAGGTGGCCCTGGCCGTAGCCCACTGCCACCAGGCAGGCATTGTGCTGGGTGACCTGAAATTACGCAAGTTTGTCTTCGCTGATGACAAAAGGTGAGGATTTAAAGTCCTACTGCAGCGTCAGATTCACCTGTCACGAGTCTCGAATTGCTCTCAGTCCTTAACACCGATCTCAGCTATACAGATTTATTTGAATGCTCTCAAACGTGTAGTGTAGTGGTACATGCCAGTGAAGACACAGAGCGAAGACAGCAGCAgctgatacacacacaggccATGTGTGCAGATATCAATGTGGGCACAGATAGAGTAGGAGGTTCTGTACTTGTGGAGGCAGACTGCTTAGCTTCCCAGATTTTCgccctctctgtctgtctccctATTTCACTCTCGATGTGTCTCTTTGTATgcagtgttgtgtgtttgttttgcatgcttgtgtgtgtgtgtgcgcgcgcgtgcaCAGGCAAGCATGTGTGAATGTGGTGGGTGGCAGTTTGGCAGAGCTGCGAGACGAGGCTGCTGAATGAGAAAATCATACCTTCTGTGGTCTATATCTTAGAATGCATTTATTACTCAtcatttattaataaattaCATCATAGCAATGCTGCAGGATAACCGGCGTGTCCAGCAAAATTTCATTCACTTACATCCATGAAGTAGTATGCTTTGAACCtgcgcccacacacacacacctacacacacacacacacacacacatctaaatGCCTGCATCTCCCAGTGCCAGATATAGTTCAGGAAGATACACAAAATCCATGCTTGCAAAACTGTTTGTCGCCTCTTTGCCCTTGCGTCACTCTCTTTTCTGTAAGCGTCCACTGATCTCCTCCACCCCCTCAATCCGGCTCTCCAAAGGGCCTTTTTCATGGAGACTTTTGAACAGTAACATTCTCCAGTCATGACCTCTGGGTTAGCTGGGTTACAGTCGATGAATGAGAGCAGACAGCCAGTGAGAGAAGTTGAAGTTAGTCGCGTCCCTCTGATAGCTATATGGCTGCAGAGCGATGAGTCACTGTGTATATGGGCAGAGGGGaagaggggagggagggggggtgttgcacagcttttttctttttttcttcgtGCGAGTGCATGTGTCCGTACATGCATGTTCGCGCATTCAGAGCTGTAAAGCTGCGGTCCATTGCGAGTTCAAGTGGCTTGTTGCCGGCAATTCAGTATTTCGGCAACGGAGCGACGGCACTGCAACATTAATGTTGGTAGGCTGACCCGCTCGACCGGTGAAGATGTGTGGTGAcggcatcttttttttctcattcagACTTCTCTGTGCACTTTTAATGGTAACATTTCAAAGCGccactacaaaaacaaaaaaacctaaaaagcaTCCTGTCATGACTTTGAAAAACTAACCTGCAGGCTTTGCTGATAACATTAAACGGCTCCGTGACATAATGGAATTTGGCGGTATTCGTTTCCAGAAAATCAGCTTTGTTCACCCTGAGATCACCTCTTTTGCTCTTttgtccaaacacagacagacaacaaCTTAAGGCTCACTGAGCTCTTACGATTCTGCATTACCTCATTTATTCCGTCATCCATTCCTCCAAAATTCACAATCAGGCATCTTTCAAACCCCAGCGCACAAGCCGTGATGCAATGTCCTGGCCAACAATGCAGCGGCCGAGCCAGCGACAGAGAAAGTCACAACATTTTGACAAATGCTAGCTGCATtcgcacacacactcgcacacacacacagacatacacagtGCAGTTGGGAGAGCCAGTTTAGGAAAGGTGACTAGCACTCTGAAGCATGCAGAGCTTCACAGTCAGGCCAGCCTTCCCGTGCGTCACTGATGTGGCAACAGCCATTTGAGGGTAATTATGGGATGGCTGGCGCCGCAAGTGTGGGACCCAGGTGCAGATAGCCTCGGctcgagaaagagagagagagagagagagagagaggaggaggaggaggagaggagataTGTACTCTCAACAGTAGGATGAGTCATTCTCTCCACCCCTCTAACTCTCTCTGTTCTGTTTCCTTTTCTGTCTCCATCTCCTTTCTCCTCTCCTGACATATCTCCTCCACTATCTCGCTGTTTAAATATCATTTGCTTTTCCGTCTTGGTCCTTCTGGCTGTCACTCTTTTCATCCTCTCTCCGTGGCTTTTTCTTTGTCTGCAGTCAGTCCGTCTGACATCTCAAGTGTCTCACTGGGGCGAACCCCCGAGACTGAGATACAACAGAACTCTTTATGTGCGTTTCACTTGGTGAAATCCCCCCCAGTCATTATACACAAATTAAATTAGAACTAAAAACAGTCTGTATCTgctgctgtaaaaagaaaaaaaagtagaaaaatgcATGACATATTTTTTTGcccatggaaatggcaaaagtTTCCCATCAAATGTTCTATCTTTGCGCAAGAGCGTTTCAGTGGTGAGTACCTCATcctgaaaaaaaatatgctCTCACAGTCTTAGTTGCTCTGCTGCAGGACTAAATGTACGTCCTGTCATTAACTTGGCTAAATATagcattgtgtgtgtgagagtaaggaaggaggaggggggtgttGGTGTAGTgtatttatatgtgtgtttaCATGACCATGTGAGTGCCAGGAAGTCATTGGAAATTTGCTTAGGCAGCTCTGCTTCTTAAACGGGAATCACAGTGGCGCACTTAGGTCGTAGTAAGTtcacttctgtgtgtgtgtgtgtgtgtgtgtaaaactgtctgtccatctgtctgtTGCACAGATTAAAGCTAGAGGAAGGAAACACACTGTACTTGTCCTGCTTTACTGTAAAATTAAAGCCCTCTCTTGTAGTTATTTTTGTGGGATAGCAATTTGACTCAAACATACATATATTGACATTTTGCGCTATTGAAGTCCATTTCAGATATGTTGACCTTTTTTTTGACTTTCTTTACAGGACGCAGGTGAGACTAGAAAGCCTTGAGGACTGCCGCGTCTTGGAAGACCCCAAGGATGACTCTATGTCAGACACCCACGGCTGCCCTGCCTACGTCAGCCCAGAGATCCTCAGCGGTTCCACGCCTTACTCCGGCAAGATGGCCGACATGTGGAGCCTCGGGGTCATGCTGTACACCATGCTGGTCGGCCGCTACCCCTTCCACGACCCGGACCCGGCTACACTTTTTTCCAAAATTCGCAGAGGCCAGTGCTGTTTGCCTGAAGGTTTGTCTCCCAAGGCCAAGTGTCTCCTCCAGAGCCTGCTGAGGAAAGAACCCTCTGAGAGACTCACAGCAACTGAGCTGCTCGCCCACCCGTGGTTCCATGTGCCGCCATCGTCCCGGGAAGCGGCGCTGGGTGACCAGGAAGTAAGCTCGGCCGAACAAACGGTGCCATCCTTTGATGCGGAAGAGGACGATGACCTCTTCTGCTGACGGATTCGATTTGAGTCTGACTGAGGGACCAAAACAAACTATGAGGGAttcattgttgttttgttttttttgttgtttttttttacattggcACTTTTTAGAAACCCATTTGTGTACTGTTGTGTGTACATACACCCTCAAGCTTTCTACAAAAtcttactgtactgtattttGTTGTCGTATACATGTTACTCGCTAAGGGCATTGTTCACAATGATCACTCATTGTGTTTCTGTATGTGTGATTTGGAAATTATTTGGTGCTAGAAGAATTAACCATGACAGAAATAAGCCAGAtcgtgtttaaaaaaaaaaatctccacagGCTTCTGCGAGCGTGTCACGGGAATTTAATACCCAGTCGGAGAGTAGTCATCGATGTTTGCTCTCAGCGTGAACTCATGAGGCTTCATAAAGCATTAGCTGAATCTCGAGCGGGAGGCGAGGAGACCAGGATGTTGTTCCTCTCACTCTCTGACCAGACTGCAGGCTTCACCAGCTGACTCACCGATCAGCTCGAGGACGGCCAAGCACGAGCTTGACGTCTTGAAGCAGACAGTGACATAAAGTGAGAAAGATGGATAGCAGAGGACTGATGTGTCATCCTCAGCGGGACACTACAAAGGTGTCTCACTGCCAATCTGGCACTGTCTCTGCAAATGGAGCGCATTTACAAATTTCACACCACGCACAGAAGGTTGAAACAGGCAGGGTGTTACTGGTGTAAGACTGGCAGAAAAATGGTAAGAGCTcgtcacacacacacgaggCTGACACAAGTCCTTGTTAATGGCTAACAGAGAAAAGTACATCTTGGTCATTTTACCATTTAGAACTGTTCAGACTGTTTATGACACAAGCTCAAAGTTGAATATCTTGTCTAAAGGTTGAATCCGAACACAAATATGAGCATCAGTCCATCCAGCACGTCTGAAATCCTGCATGTGTGCAATTGCCGTCAGCTAAAACCCAACACTAATGCTTCTGGTTTAACTACCTAAATGCTGGGAGCAACTCTGGTTTTAAACACTTGGCCACATGAATCAGCTGCATCAGAGATTACTGAATAATTCCTGAACCTGATGGCTTCAGTGGGATTTCaatcaaagagaaaaaaaaaggggaaacaaGCACCGAtgcaatcaaaaaaaaaaaatctgcatttgttCATGAAATGTGCCAAATATGCACTTAAATTAGAAACCGACGCATTGCAGAAAAATGAAGACTTTCCCAGCTGAGCAGTTGAGcctgttttgttcatttgtgtcgGAACATTATGTGAACCTGTTTTGCTTTAACAAAAGCCGAGCTGTGTGCTGAGTGTTGTGCCCGTATCACTGTGTTTCATAAACTGAATGACTCTGAATCAGTCGCAGTCAGGCGATATTTGATGTTGGTTGTCTGTTGATGACTCAACACTTGAGCGTGTCTGCAGAGAATGGTCCTGACCTTGGCTGGAAGAATCTGTTCAGACTGTTTCACCTCTTTTAGtggtacttttttatttttatttttttaaatctccccCCTTTCCTTTTATAAAAAATGTCTTCTTGTTTTGAAAGCTACGGATCCATGGAGACTAGTCCTCATAGTTGGTGACATTTTGTACCTCGCTTTAAGATACACTATGTTCGTTTGTGAAAAGCAAATAGAGAGTTTCAGCCACATTCAAGCTATTATCGCCAGCTGTTTTGCTCTGGTACAATTTATTGACAATGGTACTAAATCTGGCACATCAGAGAAGCGTTGTGCattaatttttctttctttttagtcACGCAGTAGGCTAATAGAGCATCTCgcgtttctttctttctttcatctgcTCGAGAAGACCAGATTGAAGGAGACTCGTGACAATCGCAATTGTCCTTCACAGCGAAATTAATTTAAGAGGTTAACGATATTGTTTCTGTTTCATACATGTAGAGTGAGTCACGCCTTCATGTGACATGTAAACTGACACGGGTGCACAATCTTCATAATGCACTGTGAATTATGTATTTGTGACACAACCTAGAGGCTATTTTTAGTCCGGATAGGTTACACACAAGAGTTATATTCATTgtataaaatatgtaaatatgtataTTTGAAATAAGTGTGGAGTTGTTGAATAAAGATCACATTTTTCATATTCTCACAGCATGTTATTATTTATCACTGCCACttgtctttcacacacacagccatgCTAACGCCTGCCCGGCTCTGATGCGTGCCTCGGAGGTTTTCCTGGAAGAATTCTCTCAGCGCCGCTCTTCATCACCGTGAGAGAGAACAATGCGATTTCCCTCAGCGCTTTCAATTTCATTTTTGCAAGAGAAAAGAAccgaggaaaagaaaaactgcctctcccgctttctccatctctgcctCTAGCCGTTTACTCTTCTCTGACCTTTGTGTAATGTAACATTTAACtcctcaaacacacaaatgtCAATAGTGGGTCAGTGTTTCTTTCCTGGAATACACAAGGGGGAGCATAAGCGCTGCTCTCATTCTCTTTTTCTCCAGCTTCAGCAGTAACCAGGGGAACTCGGGGTCATCTCATCAAACAGTGAACAACAGCACTATTTGAAGTCAAATACTTACATGCTTTCATATCCAATCCTTGTTTGCCTGTGAATCATTTGACCTATAAGAGCTTGGCATATCTCCACCCTCTGTGTGTTATGACTACCTTAGGCATGGCTGGCCGGGGCTTGCGTAAGCGTTGTTCGTGTGTGCGTGTTCATGCGCATACCTGCCTGCaagtctgcgtgtgtgtgtgtgtgtgtgtgtgtgtgtgtgtgtgtgtgtgtgtgtgtgtgtgtgtgagagagagagagagagagagagagagagagagcaaaagagTCAGATTAAGTATCAACAGGGTAACTGGAGTGTCTCAGCTGCTGGGAAGCTGCCAAACGATTGCTTAACACATCAGAGCCGCGCTCCTCCAGGAATGACAACAGGGCCCCTGAAAAGTAGGCTAGTAGAAGGTCAAGTAATGAATATCTGGAGACGTGTGTTGGGGGACTGTGTCTTTGGGAGGGAATTTGATTGTGTGTAGCAAGCGACAACCTCTGGGGcttaaaaatgaagccaacgCGGAAGTGCCGAGTGCACTTCCTGCAAAGGCCACCTCAGGTTAGCTCCAAAAGAGAGTACATCCCTGTAGACTGCCATGCTACAACATCCCTTTTACAGAATTAAAAGGGATGTTTACAGTCTGGTGCAAACATAGAcggtataaaagatggacgtagctaCCATGATGTCATCCTCTGCTGTCTAAAATTCCATTTTGAAGCCTTGACGTAAGCGTTTCTTTTGCCTAGCTATTTGCAAAAAACAGATGTGACTGACAAGTAAACTAAACAATGAGTGTTTAGTTTACAGGTAATCCTCCAAGTATGACCAAGATGTACCAAAGAGACTTAATTTTTTGATTCAGTGTGACCTAAAATGAGTGTCTGCAAAGTGATTACAGAGGTCAAAACTGAAAGCTGTTTTCCCTTAGACTTCTATGAAAGTGGAAGTCTTTTTGGAGCCACGGCTTTTGTTATCTGTTGGCCTTAAGATAGAATGAGGGAGTTCTAACTTCATTTTAATGACCCGTAAGATTCattcttgttttcttctgtcTATGAGTACAAAGGATTGCATACCGGTAAGGCTTAGAGCAATGCTGATTGACAGCTAGGGTTGAATGGCAGGATGTACCAACACAGGGAGCTGTAGCCAGTGGCTACAATGTCAAGCATTGTCAAGAACATGTCAAAGTAACAAGTGACAATATGACCCCGATTATATAAAATGTTGCTTAATCAGAAGCTCACATAGTCTGACGTCTAGAAGGAAAATAAAGGCGCGTGCCTGATAATGCATAacaaaaatctttgttttctgtatgcacttctaaacaaagacaatgAATTCCtgaaaatctccaccctggaaaaagttTTGGAAAAGGTCCATTTTCAGTGACCTAACAAGCCGTTTGCATGTTGCCAAAATACTAAATTGCATAGAAAAAGCTACGTTTACCAAAATACCCATACAGGTGTGGACAGAGCTTGGATTTTCCAAAGGTTAAAAGTTAGGGTCATGGCTACTTTGACAGGTGTAGCAATTGTCTGCAGGTCATCAATGCCATTAATTCAAACTCCAGAACTGGATTGGTGACTCCACTTCTGTTGTCAGCGTCTTTTGGAGCACTTTAATGGATTTCTCTGTTTAATATAGCTTCAATTATGGTGGGTGAAATGTTCATTGTTTTTTAGCATATTGTCTAATTAGCAGCATCTGTGGCTGAACAACAGAGAATTCTCACGTCATGTCACGTGACCATCACGTGAGAGTTGTCCACTATATTGGAAGTGATACAACTAACAGTTGCcagagaaaaatgtgtttttcctgATTGGTTACTAGAAGAAACTAGTGTCAATGAGAGTGTTTCACCAAAAACCTCTGTATGATttctttggttgctagcagactGAAGCTGTTACTGGTATTTTGTATGGAAGACACAGCTCGCTACTACTGCTCCGAGCCGCGCGGTTCTAAATGTACAATGTTCACCTTCAAAATGAAAGTTGTGCCTCAACGCTGCAGCCACCACATTTCAAAACATGTAACTTTGTGTTACACTTTTCAAAAACTATACATAGTTTGTTCTGGTTGCTAGCTCTGATTACTAGCGAGCTGCTAGCAAACCGTTTTAAAACCAAGAATGTCATAACCACTCCTACCAGTCTCTGCAAAAAGCCCAGACTGTAAATTATTGGTGTATGTTAATTGTTCAGTTGTGACCCTGCTGAGTGGATTATGTTACCCTAGTACCTTCGCGTCACACAAtcattggcttcacttttaacaATGATTTTCTGATCTAACACATGGCAAGAAGGCTATTTGGTGCATTTATTGAAATGAAAGTCATGGCTAACAAAAGTTTTTGTGGTAAATATTAACTTAAGGTGAGGTGTTTTGAAACGGACTAAGGCACACTGTGTGGCTGTGTGAGATCATCCTGCCACAAGTGTAAACTTTATCCTTCCTTTTATCCGGGATCATTAAAGTTTCCCAACCACCTAAATGTAAACAGCAGACTTCACAAACTTCCCCAGAGCATTATAGCTGTCTTTGTTGGATATTACACTCACCAGGGCATTATCAGATACTTCCTTGATTATCTATGATGTCatttcataaaataaaaatgacaacaggGTAATTTATAGTACTTCagtggatttttaaaatgattttaaggtttgtaaaatacataaatgaCAGAATAGCCTTTTCCAACattatgtttcatttaaaaactatatGCTTTGTTTTTCCATGTAGCTCATACGGGGAAAGGGTGTAATTTAGGGTCATTCTGATCTCTTTATTACAAAAATGCCACATGAGGAAGTGAAACGGCATATCTGAAATATAACAGTAAAGCACCTGCTCTGATGATAAAAGTGTTATGCCTCTTCCTGGAACTTGTTGGCTCGGTTGAC contains:
- the trib1 gene encoding tribbles homolog 1, with the protein product MVNRHIRMNLQWSSRAPCIRAGRLAHKRLDSDDQPPAKCARLSAEAGDTQGLLGTSPGSPVSPGLTSVPPTHQGPSSIGSYLLLPLADRECMHSAMNTDTGDELLCKVFDMGVYQEKIRAYGILPAHKNVAGIRDIILGERKAYVFLDKDFGDMHTLVKSCRRLDEGHACRLFRQVALAVAHCHQAGIVLGDLKLRKFVFADDKRTQVRLESLEDCRVLEDPKDDSMSDTHGCPAYVSPEILSGSTPYSGKMADMWSLGVMLYTMLVGRYPFHDPDPATLFSKIRRGQCCLPEGLSPKAKCLLQSLLRKEPSERLTATELLAHPWFHVPPSSREAALGDQEVSSAEQTVPSFDAEEDDDLFC